ACGATTTCGCCCTCCTTTTCTTCTACTTTTTCACCCCTGTAGTTGGCGATGGCTTGTTCGAGGGCGTCGCGCCCCATAACGGAGCAGTGCATCTTTTCCTTCGGGAGCCCGCCCAGGTATACGGCGATGTCTTCGTTGGTGACCTTGGCGGCCTCTTCCAGCGTGAGCCCCTTGATCATTTCCGTCAAGGCTGATGACGAAGCGATGGCGCTGGCGCACCCGAAGGTTTGAAACTTGGCATCTTTGATCTTGCCGTCATCGTCCAGCTTGAACGTCAGTTTGAGGGCATCGCCGCAAGCGAGCGAGCCCACCTCACCGATACCGTCGAAATCATCGATGAATCCGACGTTGCGGGGATTGATGAAGTGGTCTTTGACTTTATCGGTATATTCCCACATGCGTACCTCCTGGGGTTTGGTGCCGTTTTCGGAAACCGGTTGAACGGTTGAAAAGACCCTGCCACTTTAATTGGCAGGCCCGAGTTCTTCCAACAAGGATAATCACTTTTTACTGGTGTGCAAGGCAGTTGTGGCTACCGGCGATCTTTCGGGCTATGATACCATGTGGCAGTTCTGTTGTCGAGACTTTTTCAAGGCCCGATGGCTGCATTCAAGCCCCCCACATCCCCGCAAGTTCAGGTTTCCCCTTCGCTTCAACAAACGGCATGGAATGCGTCCGCTGTGACGGTACATGGTTCAGTGGTGGGTCCGTCAGAAAAAATGTCTCACAATGTTGTATGATACAATGTGTATCAAGAGAAGGGTGATGAGACATGGTGGTGGACCTGTTTGACGGCACCACCGCCCCAGTCGGCCGAGCATCGGCGGTCGCACAACCTGGACGCGCCGATCGTCGAAAGCGCCTGGAGCCTTACGGGTGGCTCCGGGCGCAACGGGGTTGCCGTGTCTGTTCCGTATTCCTCCGGTGGTGGATGATATGCGGGTGGCGGATCGGGATTAAGCCCTTTTCAGGGCCACCAGTTCCTTGCTGAGAAGACTGATGTGTGACATCTCTTCTTTGATGATGGCATCCACCCGGACCACACCGAGCTCTTCCGGAACCAACGCTTTCATGCCCAGGTAAAAGACAATGGAATCTTTTTCGGCGGTTATGGCTTCTTTGAGAATTTCCTCCAGGTTGCCGGTGTCGATGCTTTTTTCAAAAAAGACCTTGGTGTCGGCCAGGGCTTTGAGGTAAAGCACGGCTTCACCATCAGGGTCGAAGGTGGTGCTTTCCTTTTCCTTGGCTGACAACCGAGACCGGATGTCCGCGAAGGTTTTTTCGTGCTGGTCTTCCATGGCGGCGAGATCCTGCAACAGTTTAACCGCAGCCGGGTCTTCGATCTTACCGGCGCATTCCCTGTAAAAGGCGGCACCGTTTTTTTCGATCTGTTCGGCCATTTGAAGAATTTCATCTGCGTTGAAATCGTAGTTCATGCGTTACCCTTTCGTCGTGTCGTTATGGGATCGGAGGCGTTACCTTCGACTAAAAAACCGCCTAATTATTAATGGGTTGTGAATTTGTCTGTCAACATAAATTTGAATTCCCCGCCGCTTGCTGCAGGGATAAGAATTTTGGCCTTTCGCATGAAAGGGACGACTTGCCGCGGCGTCTTGCCCGGCATAGCTCCCAGAGCGAAGACGGAAGCTCGTAGAGTGAAGACGGACGTCGCGTTTCATAAAATCGTGAAAGACGATTTTATTCTTTCAGCTTGCATTCCGCATCCCATTCGGGGCAGGCTTCTTCCATGGGCTTCTCGAACTTCAGCATGCACTCGCCGCATTCCAGTTGGACGTTGGGCATATCCCCATATTTTTCTTTGATCTCTTCGGGGCTGAGCACCTGGGCATAGCTGCAGCCGCACTG
The DNA window shown above is from Deltaproteobacteria bacterium and carries:
- a CDS encoding ferritin family protein, translated to MNYDFNADEILQMAEQIEKNGAAFYRECAGKIEDPAAVKLLQDLAAMEDQHEKTFADIRSRLSAKEKESTTFDPDGEAVLYLKALADTKVFFEKSIDTGNLEEILKEAITAEKDSIVFYLGMKALVPEELGVVRVDAIIKEEMSHISLLSKELVALKRA